A genomic segment from Daphnia pulex isolate KAP4 chromosome 5, ASM2113471v1 encodes:
- the LOC124193745 gene encoding TM2 domain-containing protein CG10795-like codes for MPISRVSSLIVFFVFLRTLQGVESEVRTFSTSTFETNCSSLQLEQYFCSPEIDPSTQQPKGCSKNNLAHTICMAADGIQCVESGNNTFPKEIPCLWTNGYSFETSLLLSVFLGMFGADRFYLGYPAIGLFKLCTLGCMFLGQIVDIILIATQTVGPADGSHYIINYFGPRLSRLELDNDTYRMPQFDWPEL; via the exons ATGCCGATTTCTCGTGTTTCTTCATTAAtcgtgttttttgtgtttctaaGAACATTACAAGGTGTTGAAAGTGAAGTTCGTACATTTTCAACCAGTACCTTTGAAACCAATTGTTCGTCTTTGCAACTGGAGCAGTATTTCTGCAGTCCCGAAATCGATCCGTCAACTCAACAGCCTAAAGGATGTAGCAAAAACAACTTGGCTCACA CTATATGCATGGCAGCAGATGGGATCCAATGTGTGGAGAGTGGAAACAACacttttccaaaagaaattccatGTTTATGGAC AAATGGATACTCATTTGAGACATCGTTGCTACTCTCAGTGTTTCTTGGAATGTTTGGTGCTGATCGATTCTACCTGGGGTACCCAGCAATAGGTCTTTTTAAACTGTGCACATTGGGTTGCATGTTTCTag GTCAAATTGTGGACATCATATTGATTGCTACTCAAACTGTTGGACCTGCTGATGGATCTCATTATATAATTAACTACTTTGGACCCAGGCTTTCACGTCTAGAACTTGATAATGATACTTACCGAATGCCTCAGTTTGATTGGCCAGAACTTTGA